One genomic region from Diachasmimorpha longicaudata isolate KC_UGA_2023 chromosome 18, iyDiaLong2, whole genome shotgun sequence encodes:
- the LOC135170740 gene encoding uncharacterized protein LOC135170740: protein MVSMFCGLLVAAGVIAAADARSVPEEPLSIVMGPNGSPMLLMRPKRQPTQPYPHKTMVFTGYYLPIRTDPGPLTGVFAQGDAVSGGSYLAGSSPSYQQSGAEPAEDPEVASAEAEASDSGDGDDQSYSGAGVSEDPQQEGPQQEEDIQPDGTEAPAPKKPIAPQNHSAKPPSKPRRPAKHNKKTIVPLDEAPEEVDEEEEEEDSEEEDPYKTDRRDKIPNLNNFFPMVFRFPSSYGHRESESNASPPGMITAIANSYSTGKGGVASSVATAYGGSPNGKKKRVKNSQD, encoded by the exons ATGGTATCAATGTTCTGTGGATTGTTGGTGGCTGCTGGTGTCATCGCTGCTGCAGATGCCAGATCCGTACCCGAGGAACCTc TTTCCATAGTGATGGGTCCAAATGGTTCTCCAATGCTGTTGATGCGTCCAAAGAGACAACCGACTCAGCCTTATCCGCATAAGACAATGGTGTTCACCGGGTACTACCTGCCAATTCGAACTGATCCCGGACCATTGACAGGTGTCTTCGCTCAGGGTGATGCTGTCAGTGGGGGCTCTTACTTGGCAGGAAGTAGTCCAAGTTATCAGCAATCTGGGGCGGAACCGGCAGAGGATCCAGAGGTGGCCAGCGCAGAGGCTGAAGCTTCGGACAGTGGAGATGGTGATGATCAGAGTTATTCAGGTGCTGGGGTCAGTGAGGATCCACAACAGGAGGGACCACAGCAGGAGGAGGACATTCAGCCG GATGGAACCGAAGCCCCAGCACCAAAAAAGCCGATCGCACCGCAAAATCACTCAGCTAAACCGCCCTCGAAACCTCGCAGACCTGCCAAACACAACAAGAAGACCATCGTTCCCCTCGACGAAGCTCCAGAAGAGGTCGacgaggaagaggaggaggaagaCAGCGAGGAAGAAGATCCCTACAAAACCGATCGTCGCGACAAAATACCAAACCTCAATAACTTCTTCCCAATGGTATTCAGATTCCCAAGTTCTTACGGCCACCGGGAATCGGAGTCTAATGCGTCGCCTCCTGGAATGATCACCGCCATCGCCAACAGTTATTCAACGGGGAAGGGTGGCGTCGCTAGTTCTGTTGCCACTGCCTACGGAGGATCTCCAAATGG AAAGAAGAAACGCGTCAAGAACTCTCAGGATTAG
- the LOC135171154 gene encoding RNA-binding motif protein, X-linked-like-3 → MDKFLVITLALIVASASAFPAGQSDGRDGQTKNVRVVRSPQPDPHYHHHHHGGYGDYDDGHHHHDHYGGHDYHDHFGGHDYHDHYGGHDHHDHYGHDHHDHYGGYGGYQSYPGQYASGYGHQGYGGYNGYLQNTGHSPSAANANSGSFNTPLGSAAFASANANSGYGNGGYYG, encoded by the exons ATGGATAAATTTCTGGTTATTACGCTGGCTCTGATTGTGGCTAGTGCATCAGCATTTCCGGCTGGTCAATCTGATGGAAGAG ACGGACAAACCAAGAATGTGAGGGTGGTAAGATCGCCCCAACCAGATCCCCActaccatcatcatcatcatgggGGATATGGAGATTACGACGATGGTCACCACCACCATGACCACTACGGTGGTCATGATTACCACGACCATTTCGGTGGTCATGACTACCATGACCACTACGGTGGTCACGACCATCATGATCACTACGGCCACGATCATCATGACCACTATGGAGGCTATGGCGGATACCAGAGCTACCCTGGACAGTATGCAAGTGGCTATGGGCATCAAGGCTATGGAGGATACAATGGATATCTCCAGAATACCGGACATTCTCCATCTGCTGCCAATGCCAATTCTGGTTCCTTCAACACTCCTCTGGGAAGTGCAGCATTTGCCAGCGCTAACGCTAACTCCGG GTATGGCAATGGAGGATACTACGGCTAA
- the LOC135170971 gene encoding E3 ubiquitin-protein ligase RNF167-like isoform X2 gives MPGCCERHRTVLWFMVWTICCQCTRADILVFSAAARHQIEEEFRDAPARFGPLISSDGIKGVIVYADPPTACSVIAPPPKNTSYNGNWIALIARYNCSFEIKVRMAQEAGYDAAIIHNVNSNEIAPMSAKDPIGIIIPSVFVSEITGLIIKANYLYNRRYFVLINDDVPFNINTHLLLPFAIVVGICFLVMVIFMVVRCIKDRRRQHRHRLPNSSLKKIPTHKYTKGDPYETCAICLDDYIEGEKLRVLPCAHAYHTKCIDPWLTKNKRVCPVCKRKVFAADERVLTDSESDSDDSTPLIRDGHQGTQGGTFTPQRENPFTRARRALSRRDSNASNASEDILPYLNHISGWEENQERRESNVSDTSTDSFRSLFASGASRYTHEAGTPGTTAFLVSDSHSING, from the exons ATGCCAGGGTGTTGTGAACGTCACAGAACCGTATTATGGTTTATGGTTTGGACTATTTGTTGTCAGTGCACAAGGGCCGATATTTTGGTATTTTCGGCTGCTGCGAGACACCAAATTGAGGAGGAGTTCAGGGACGCGCCGGCGCGATTCGGTCCACTGATATCGTCGGATGGAATTAAG GGAGTAATTGTTTATGCTGATCCACCGACTGCGTGCAGTGTCATTGCTCCACCGCCGAAAAATACAAGTTACAATGGAAATTGGATTGCCTTGATAGCTAGATACAATTGTAGCTTTGAGATAAAAGTTCGTATGGCGCAGGAAGCCGGTTATGATGCCGCTATTATTCACAACGTCAATAGCAACGAGATTG CGCCAATGTCGGCAAAGGATCCAATAGGAATAATAATTCCCTCAGTATTCGTCAGTGAAATAACTGGGCTAATAATTAAAGCAAATTATCTTTACAATCGTCGCTACTTCGTGTTGATCAATGATGACGTGCCCTTCAACATTAATACGCATTTGCTGCTGCCATTTGCAATTGTCGTTGGTATATGTTTTTTAGTCATGGTCATTTTCATG GTTGTGAGGTGCATAAAAGATAGGAGAAGACAACATAGGCATAGATTGCCAAATtcaagtttgaaaaaaataccaacGCATAAATACACGAAAGGTGATCCATATGAAACCTGTGCTATTTGTCTCGATGATTATATCGagggtgaaaaattacgtgtatTACCTTGTGCTCATG CTTATCACACGAAATGCATTGATCCCTGGCTAACGAAAAACAAACGTGTTTGTCCTGTCTGTAAACGTAAAGTGTTTGCCGCTGATGAAAGGGTTTTGACCGACAGTGAGAGTGATTCGGATGATTCAACCCCACTCATCAGAGATGGACATCAAG gcaCACAAGGAGGAACATTTACCCCCCAAAGAGAGAATCCATTCACTCGCGCTCGACGAGCTCTCTCCCGTCGAGATTCCAACGCATCCAATGCCAGCGAAGATATCCTTCCCTACCTGAATCACATCTCCGGATGGGAGGAAAATCAAGAACGACGTGAATCTAACGTATCTGATACTTCAACGGATTCATTCAGATCTCTGTTTGCATCCGGTGCGAGTAGGTACACCCATGAAGCAGGCACTCCTGGGACCACAGCGTTTCTAGTATCCGACAGTCACAGCATTAATGGTTAG
- the LOC135170970 gene encoding glutamate receptor 1-like, whose product MINNIGKDDNFLSCKNGINFSVSLILLKTIFSAVSVVLVTANEETDYHTPLIKDIYDKRGSCGIILASAENYQSFETLTIWHGIFSTLSNEGIPTVMISFVQFEERFKFYAGRTVRPLVVIIFVTIEDVQSFSTITRDLDMSYAVWLLLFMGDASPDVCAFCQNPRGNLLNLKYDSEVFVSCCQSKFIEEWWSALTEHTNSLELGRWTGDQRRIEWFFSDSLYSRRHSMEGQEFRIAAVKTSVYFWEWNNKYYGFLGEILRELSDSLNFTIPPVTWDHTYGAWNPETSSWTGVIGKLEQNEADLAVSEFRITEERLNVVDYTVPIGVGGTRLYLRKLDAARLQWNAYFKAFAVDVWMAIIGLILTIPIVLTLMRYRKKRCYLLPLALEHYLCIWGIYCQQGLSVFPKETSLRIVYLSIFVSALVSSGAYSASLISFLAVSSSYSPFNTIEEFVADGSYQLIVLKDSPDYHMYKTSNQTLMKKMMSLMKPTDLLPRSYQEGFNQVCTKRVVFYTHEAIRRAMVNLIPCEITAINTGKTETLGMALPRGSEWRGLINYQIRRFGDNGMLQRLGYKYFTEYNRNDLRHPSVHLQGIIPIVAVLGAGLLIASVIFIIERLSYSSKKTSLNPRRRKSF is encoded by the exons ATGATTAATAATATTGGGAAAGATGATAATTTCCTGTCATGTAAAAATGGCATCAATTTTTCCGTCTCGTTGATCCTGTTGAAGACTATCTTCAGTGCAGTGTCTGTGGTCCTCGTAACCGCAAATGAAGAGACTGATTATCATACGCCTTTGATTAAAGACATTTATGATAAACGTGGATCTTGTGGAATAATTCTAGCATCAGCGGAAAATTATCAGT CCTTCGAGACCCTGACCATCTGGCACGGAATATTTAGTACTCTATCAAACGAGGGAATACCAACAGTTATGATCAGCTTCGTGCAGTTCGAAGAGAGATTCAAGTTTTACGCTGGACGAACCGTTCGACCGCTCGTAGTCATAATTTTCGTCACCATAGAGGATGTCCAGAGTTTTAGCACAATCACGAGAGATTTGGACATGAGCTACGCTGTctggttattattatttatgggGGATGCCAGCCCGGACGTTTGCGCATTTTGTCAGAACCCACGAGGAAATTTACTGAACCTCAAGTATGACTCGGAAGTATTCGTTTCGTGCTGTCAGTCGAAATTTATTGAGGAATGGTGGTCGGCATTGACAGAGCATACTAACAGTCTGGAGCTGGGCCGATGGACCGGTGATCAGCGTCGAATCGAGTGGTTCTTCAGTGACTCCCTGTACAGCAGGAGGCATTCAATGGAGGGACAAGAATTTCGTATCGCCGCTGTCAAA ACGTCGGTCTACTTCTGGGAGTGGAACAACAAATATTACGGATTTCTCGGTGAAATACTGAGGGAACTATCCGATTCCTTGAATTTTACGATACCACCAGTGACTTGGGATCACACTTACGGAGCTTGGAATCCAGAAACATCAAGTTGGACTGGTGTCATTGGAAAGCTCGAGCAGAACGAAGCCGATTTGGCGGTATCAGAATTTCGGATCACTGAAGAAAGACTTAATGTAGTTGACTACACTGTTCCAATAGGCGTTGGTGGGACACGATTGTACTTGAGAAAACTTGATGCTGCTCGTCTCCAGTGGAATGCTTATTTCAAG GCGTTTGCAGTGGATGTGTGGATGGCTATTATCGGCCTGATATTGACAATTCCGATTGTCTTGACCCTCATGAGGTACAGGAAGAAACGCTGCTATCTACTCCCACTAGCCCTTGAACATTATTTATGCATTTGGGGTATTTACTGTCAACAAGGATTATCAG TCTTCCCGAAAGAAACATCTCTGAGAATCGTTTACCTGTCGATATTCGTATCAGCATTGGTCAGCTCAGGCGCATATTCCGCATCACTCATAAGTTTCCTCGCCGTCTCATCCTCATATTCACCGTTCAATACTATAGAGGAATTTGTGGCAGACGGTAGTTACCAGTTGATAGTACTGAAAGATAGCCCAGATTACCATATGTACAAG ACTTCCAATCAAACGCTGATGAAGAAGATGATGTCCCTCATGAAACCAACCGATCTATTGCCTCGAAGCTATCAAGAAGGATTTAATCAG GTATGTACGAAGAGGGTGGTATTTTATACCCACGAAGCTATAAGGAGGGCTATGGTCAATTTAATACCTTGCGAAATTACTGCTATTAACACCGGCAAAACCGAAACACTAGGAATGGCCCTTCCACGAGGTAGCGAATGGAGAGGACTTATTAACTATCA GATTCGGCGATTCGGCGACAACGGAATGTTACAACGATTGGGTTACAAATACTTCACAGAATACAATCGGAATGACCTTCGACATCCCTCAGTACATCTCCAAGGGATCATCCCCATCGTAGCAGTATTAGGTGCTGGATTGCTGATAGCTTCCGTAATCTTCATCATAGAAAGACTATCCTATTCCTCCAAGAAGACGTCACTGAATCCACGTCGACGAAAAAGTTTCTAA
- the LOC135170971 gene encoding E3 ubiquitin-protein ligase RNF167-like isoform X1: MPGCCERHRTVLWFMVWTICCQCTRADILVFSAAARHQIEEEFRDAPARFGPLISSDGIKGVIVYADPPTACSVIAPPPKNTSYNGNWIALIARYNCSFEIKVRMAQEAGYDAAIIHNVNSNEIAPMSAKDPIGIIIPSVFVSEITGLIIKANYLYNRRYFVLINDDVPFNINTHLLLPFAIVVGICFLVMVIFMVVRCIKDRRRQHRHRLPNSSLKKIPTHKYTKGDPYETCAICLDDYIEGEKLRVLPCAHAYHTKCIDPWLTKNKRVCPVCKRKVFAADERVLTDSESDSDDSTPLIRDGHQGTQGGTFTPQRENPFTRARRALSRRDSNASNASEDILPYLNHISGWEENQERRESNVSDTSTDSFRSLFASGASRYTHEAGTPGTTAFLVSDSHSINGEQTHLQHSTSSTKPHTVTLCNDDVEEYPANVVLVTSDQCSTQSNNNSDYDLVV; encoded by the exons ATGCCAGGGTGTTGTGAACGTCACAGAACCGTATTATGGTTTATGGTTTGGACTATTTGTTGTCAGTGCACAAGGGCCGATATTTTGGTATTTTCGGCTGCTGCGAGACACCAAATTGAGGAGGAGTTCAGGGACGCGCCGGCGCGATTCGGTCCACTGATATCGTCGGATGGAATTAAG GGAGTAATTGTTTATGCTGATCCACCGACTGCGTGCAGTGTCATTGCTCCACCGCCGAAAAATACAAGTTACAATGGAAATTGGATTGCCTTGATAGCTAGATACAATTGTAGCTTTGAGATAAAAGTTCGTATGGCGCAGGAAGCCGGTTATGATGCCGCTATTATTCACAACGTCAATAGCAACGAGATTG CGCCAATGTCGGCAAAGGATCCAATAGGAATAATAATTCCCTCAGTATTCGTCAGTGAAATAACTGGGCTAATAATTAAAGCAAATTATCTTTACAATCGTCGCTACTTCGTGTTGATCAATGATGACGTGCCCTTCAACATTAATACGCATTTGCTGCTGCCATTTGCAATTGTCGTTGGTATATGTTTTTTAGTCATGGTCATTTTCATG GTTGTGAGGTGCATAAAAGATAGGAGAAGACAACATAGGCATAGATTGCCAAATtcaagtttgaaaaaaataccaacGCATAAATACACGAAAGGTGATCCATATGAAACCTGTGCTATTTGTCTCGATGATTATATCGagggtgaaaaattacgtgtatTACCTTGTGCTCATG CTTATCACACGAAATGCATTGATCCCTGGCTAACGAAAAACAAACGTGTTTGTCCTGTCTGTAAACGTAAAGTGTTTGCCGCTGATGAAAGGGTTTTGACCGACAGTGAGAGTGATTCGGATGATTCAACCCCACTCATCAGAGATGGACATCAAG gcaCACAAGGAGGAACATTTACCCCCCAAAGAGAGAATCCATTCACTCGCGCTCGACGAGCTCTCTCCCGTCGAGATTCCAACGCATCCAATGCCAGCGAAGATATCCTTCCCTACCTGAATCACATCTCCGGATGGGAGGAAAATCAAGAACGACGTGAATCTAACGTATCTGATACTTCAACGGATTCATTCAGATCTCTGTTTGCATCCGGTGCGAGTAGGTACACCCATGAAGCAGGCACTCCTGGGACCACAGCGTTTCTAGTATCCGACAGTCACAGCATTAATG gaGAGCAGACTCATCTGCAGCATTCAACGAGCAGTACAAAACCACATACTGTTACCCTTTGCAATGATGACGTTGAGGAGTATCCAGCTAATGTGGTGCTTGTCACATCTGATCAGTGTTCAACACAGTCCAATAACAACTCAGACTATGATTTGGTTGTGTAA
- the LOC135170974 gene encoding uncharacterized protein LOC135170974, which produces MAKLLALLVIALVCVIVNVQSQEANTKPVFGQAFDEIVVSSDLNVRRKSKENRQGKKLLSNVPSGTTGPPGKPTEIASRLVSSDGSRIELEKRERRDITKKRWQDLGSAGYLLKYRKR; this is translated from the exons ATGGCGAAACTTTTGGCACTTCTGGTGATCGCATTGGTCTGCGTTATTGTCAACGTTCAGAGTCAAGAGGCTAACACAAAAc CGGTATTTGGACAAGCATTCGACGAAATTGTTGTATCATCGGACCTGAATGTGAGAAGGAAATCGAAGGAAAATCGTCAGGGCAAAAAATTACTGTCGAACGTGCCGTCAGGAACTACAGGTCCGCCTGGTAAACCTACAGAAATTGCATCGAGGCTTGTGTCCAGCGATGGAAGTAGAATTGAACTGGAGAAAAGGGAGCGTCGAGATATTACGAAGAAAAG ATGGCAAGATCTCGGTTCCGCTGGATATCTGCTGAAATATCGTAAACGTTGA